The genomic window GTCGTTGACGATACCGATGATATAATCATGATATCCTCAGACGGTATAATTATAAGACTCCGTGCTTGTGATATCCGTATCATGGGCAGATATGCAACAGGTGTCCGCCTTATGCGTGTGGGAGAAAACGAGAAGGTAGTGGCCTTCACCCGAACCGAGCATGAGGAAGATGCAGAGATAACCGCAGTTGAAGATAACGGCGAGGAAGACGTTGCAGACCCCGAGAATGAAGACCTCGGCGAGAGCAATGAGCCTGATGATGATGAATAAGTAATAATGTTATCCCCGACTTGTTCGGGGATAATTTTTTACTATTGACTTGTGGCTGAATTTGGGGTATAATATAGTCACAGAATGAAAGGGGTGTTGAGCCATGCAGATAATACCAATAAGAGAACTAAAAAATACAGTCGAGATAGAGCGCCGTTGTGCAGAGGAAAACGGCCCTGTGTTCATAACAAAAAACGGCTATGGCAGACTTGTTGTTATGGATATTGAATACTATGAGCGCACAATGCAGAAGATGTATGAAGCAAGCCTTGTTACCGAGGGTCTTGCAGACCTTAATGCAGGAAAAACATCAGACGGTAGGAAAACTGTCAGCGAAATAAGGAGTAAATATGGCTTGTGATTATGAATTGACGGATAAAGCTGCGGCTGACCTTGATGAAACGGTAAGATATATCTCTCTTACCCTTGGTGATAAAAAAGCAGCCGCAGATTTTCTTGATAAGTTTGAAAAAGTCACTGAGGAAGCCTGTATGTTTCCAGAAAGCGGTGAACTGCTGAACAATGAATTCCTGCCAAAAGGAGAATTCAGAAAAAAGTATATCGGTGAGTATGTATGCGTTTATCTGTATGATAAAGAGAAAAGAAAGATCTATGTTATCAGAATAATTTATGGCAGACGGGATATGACAAAACAACTGAAAAAACTGTAATATGAAAAATGCATAATCCCTTCCCCAAAATTGCAAAAAAATTGTAAAACCCCCCTGTGTCCTCTTGACTTTGGGGGGTAAAAGTATTATAATAAAAGGGTATTAAAAAATATATTGGAGGTTTTAATAATGGGTAGAGTTTATAACTTCAGTGCAGGCCCTGCCGTGCTTCCCGAGGAAGTGCTCAAAGAGGCTGCAGAGGAAATGCTCGATTATAAGGGCACAGGCATGAGCGTTATGGAGATGAGCCACCGTTCAAAGGCTTATGATGCCATAATCAAGGAAGCTGAGGCTGACCTCAGAGACCTTATGAATATTCCCGATAACTATAAGGTAATATTCTTACAGGGCGGTGCTTCCCTCGTGTTCGCAGAGGTTCCGATGAACCTTATGAAGAAGGGTAAGGCTGCATACATCATCACAGGTCAGTGGGCTAAGAAGGCTGCTGCTGAGGCTGAGAAGTACGGCGAGGTTGTCAGAGTTGCTTCCTCCGCTGATAAGACATTCAGCTATATCCCTGATTGCTCCGACCTCGATATCCCTGAGGATGTTGACTATGTATATATCTGCGAGAACAATACTATCTACGGTACAAAGTTCTGGCAGCTCCCCAATACAAAGGGCCATGAGCTCGTAGCAGACGTATCCTCCTGCTTCCTTTCCGAGCCTGTAGACGTTACTAAGTACGGCGTTATCTACGGCGGCGTTCAGAAGAACGTTGGTCCTGCCGGTGTTCAGATCGTTATCGTAAGAGAAGACCTTATCGCTGACGGCCCTGCATTCAAGCAGACACCTACAATGTGTGACTGGAAGATCCAGGCTGATAATGACTCTCTCTATAATACACCTCCCTGCTACGGTATCTATATCTGCGGTAAGGTGTTCAAGTGGATCAAGAAGATGGGCGGCCTTGAGGGCATGAAGGCTCATAACGAGAAGAAGGCTAAGATCCTCTATGATTTCCTTGACGAGAGCAAGATGTTCAAGGGCACAGTTGTTAAGGAAGACCGTTCGCTCATGAACGTTCCCTTCATAACAGGCGATGAGGAGCTTGATAAGAAGTTCGTAGCTGAGGCTAAGGCTGCCGGCTTTGAGAACCTTAAGGGTCACAGAACAGTTGGCGGTATGAGAGCTTCTATCTATAACGCTATGCCTATCGAGGGCGTAGAAAAGCTCGTAGAGTTCATGAAGAAGTTTGAAGCAGAAAATTCGTAATTACCGAATATATTTCAGATCGGCGTGGGGCAGACCGCCCTGCGCTGATTGATTATAATAATATTTCTGAAAGGATATGATACAGATGATAAACGTATTGACACTCAATAAGATAGCTGCCTGCGGCACAAGCAAGTTCGGCGCAGACTATGCAGTAACAGATAACTGCGATGCACCTGAGGCAGTAATGGTAAGATCTGCTAAGATGCACGATATGGAATTCAAGGATAACCTCCTTGCTATCGCAAGAGCCGGCGCAGGTACTAACAATATCCCCGTTGATAAGTGCGCTGAGCAGGGTATCGTGGTATTCAATACCCCCGGCGCTAATGCAAACGCTGTTAAGGAGCTCGCAGTGTGCGGCCTTCTCCTTGCTTCCAGAAAGATCCCCGAGGCTATCGACTGGGCTAAGACTCTTAAGGGCCAGGGCGATGAGGTAGGCAAGCTCGTAGAAAAAGGTAAGTCTAACTTCGCAGGCAATGAGATAATGGGTAAGACACTCGGTCTTATCGGCCTTGGCGCTATCGGCGGTAAGCTCGCTAATATCGCTATCTCCCTCGGTATGAACGTTATCGGCTATGACCCGTTCCTTTCCGTAGGCGCAGCTCTTAACCTCAAGCCCCAGGTAAAGGTAACAAAGAATATCAAC from Ruminococcus sp. NK3A76 includes these protein-coding regions:
- a CDS encoding type II toxin-antitoxin system prevent-host-death family antitoxin → MQIIPIRELKNTVEIERRCAEENGPVFITKNGYGRLVVMDIEYYERTMQKMYEASLVTEGLADLNAGKTSDGRKTVSEIRSKYGL
- a CDS encoding type II toxin-antitoxin system RelE/ParE family toxin — its product is MACDYELTDKAAADLDETVRYISLTLGDKKAAADFLDKFEKVTEEACMFPESGELLNNEFLPKGEFRKKYIGEYVCVYLYDKEKRKIYVIRIIYGRRDMTKQLKKL
- the serC gene encoding 3-phosphoserine/phosphohydroxythreonine transaminase — encoded protein: MGRVYNFSAGPAVLPEEVLKEAAEEMLDYKGTGMSVMEMSHRSKAYDAIIKEAEADLRDLMNIPDNYKVIFLQGGASLVFAEVPMNLMKKGKAAYIITGQWAKKAAAEAEKYGEVVRVASSADKTFSYIPDCSDLDIPEDVDYVYICENNTIYGTKFWQLPNTKGHELVADVSSCFLSEPVDVTKYGVIYGGVQKNVGPAGVQIVIVREDLIADGPAFKQTPTMCDWKIQADNDSLYNTPPCYGIYICGKVFKWIKKMGGLEGMKAHNEKKAKILYDFLDESKMFKGTVVKEDRSLMNVPFITGDEELDKKFVAEAKAAGFENLKGHRTVGGMRASIYNAMPIEGVEKLVEFMKKFEAENS